The Malus domestica chromosome 13, GDT2T_hap1 genome includes a window with the following:
- the LOC103452378 gene encoding GDSL esterase/lipase At5g14450-like: MDRASFGSINRWWRGPWGVKKSVEAVAVGVVLVGALSVFLGLAPQNTSSNGCQFPAMFNFGDSNSDTGGLSATFFRLPAPYGNTFFGKPSGRFSDGRLMIDFIAQKLGFPFVSAYLDAVGTNFYHGASFATGGSTIQPLDGKMFEARYSPISLNVQLAQFAQLKARANEVFAEGKSSKVRASLPRPSDFSKALYTLDIGQNDLHAGLRLKTLDEVLASLSNITAQFASTIEQLYQQGARVFWIHNTGPLGCLPASLAYKLPKPGDLDQNGCLKPHNEVAQEFNRKLKERVLSLRTQLSDAVLTYVDIYTAKYTLINEAEKYGFSSPLVQCCGSYGDYHVHCGMKAIVNGTEVEALCSNPSKYISWDGVHYSDAANEWIAYQIMDGSFSDPPVSITEACHSPPQF, from the exons ATGGACCGTGCAAGTTTTGGTAGTATCAATAGGTGGTGGAGAGGCCCTTGGGGAGTTAAGAAGAGTGTGGAGGCAGTGGCAGTAGGAGTGGTTTTAGTTGGTGCCCTTTCGGTTTTCTTAGGCCTTGCACCACAAAACACATCAAGTAATGGTTGCCAATTCCCAGCAATGTTTAACTTTGGCGATTCTAATTCCGACACGGGTGGCTTATCAGCCACATTTTTTCGACTTCCAGCCCCCTATGGCAATACATTCTTTGGTAAACCTTCAGGCAGGTTTTCAGACGGGCGTCTCATGATCGATTTTATAG CTCAGAAGTTGGGGTTTCCATTTGTGAGTGCTTATCTGGATGCTGTTGGAACTAATTTTTATCATGGAGCAAGTTTTGCGACCGGAGGATCTACCATTCAGCCATTAGATGGCAAGATGTTTGAAGCGAGATATAGCCCCATCTCTCTTAACGTGCAGCTTGCCCAATTTGCGCAGTTGAAAGCGCGTGCGAATGAGGTTTTTGCTGAAG GTAAAAGCTCAAAGGTCAGGGCCAGCCTCCCTAGACCAAGCGACTTCTCCAAGGCTTTGTACACATTAGACATTGGACAAAATGATCTTCATGCTGGATTAAGATTGAAGACGCTGGACGAAGTGCTTGCATCCCTTTCCAATATCACTGCACAGTTTGCTTCGACAATAGAG CAACTCTACCAACAAGGAGCAAGAGTTTTTTGGATTCACAACACTGGTCCCCTTGGCTGCTTGCCTGCAAGTCTTGCATATAAACTGCCAAAACCCGGCGACCTGGACCAAAACGGTTGCTTGAAACCTCACAATGAGGTGGCTCAAGAATTTAACCGGAAGCTCAAGGAAAGAGTGCTTAGCCTAAGGACCCAACTTTCTGATGCAGTTCTCACTTATGTCGATATTTACACAGCAAAATACACGCTTATCAATGAGGCAGAGAAGTACG GTTTTTCTAGTCCTCTAGTTCAATGCTGTGGAAGTTACGGCGATTACCATGTCCATTGTGGGATGAAAGCTATTGTTAATGGCACTGAAGTTGAGGCTCTCTGTAGCAATCCTTCGAAGTACATTAGCTGGGATGGGGTGCACTATTCCGATGCTGCAAATGAATGGATAGCCTACCAAATTATGGACGGCTCATTCTCCGACCCTCCAGTATCAATCACTGAAGCGTGTCACAGTCCTCCACAGTTCTGA
- the LOC103452022 gene encoding eukaryotic translation initiation factor 4B2-like, translating into MANPWRGAGAWAAEAERAEAEELAEAAQVESQSFPSLKEASSAKPKKKKMSLSEFYNASSTPASNRVGLTPDEMMRLPTGPKERSAEDMQYGRLGGGFSSYGRSGPNPGRGGDGEGGDGSWGGGGRRSYGGFDDDRRGPPSRVSDFDQPSRADEVDNWAMTKKSLPSEDSSRQSRYSSLGSGGAGGGGGGMGAPAWSRADEVDNWAVGKKPAPSRSSTFGSGFRDSGAEPDRWARGGREVDRVERERPKLVLDPPKGENEPLQVVKTNKPNPFGAARPREEILAEKGTDWKKLELEIEAKKTSRPTSAHSSRPSSAQSSRSEGPGLHGSDNAVKPRPKVNPFGDAKPREVLLEERGKDWRKIDLELEHQGIDRPGSGAGRPGSAAGRGGSFLERTPSYSDSRSMEYVDGPPSQGKGDPWARPFDDRRSFHGGRERRGFLGNRDMGRARSREGW; encoded by the exons ATGGCCAATCCCTGGCGTGGTGCCGGCGCCTGGGCCGCCGAGGCTGAGCGAGCCGAGGCTGAGGAGCTCGCGGAGGCCGCCCAGGTCGAGTCCCAGAGCTTCCCCAGCCTAAAGGAAGCCTCCAGCGCCAagccaaagaagaagaagatgagcctctCCGAATTCTACAACGCTTCCAGCACCCCGGCCTCTAATCGGGTCGGTCTCACTCCCGACGAGATGATGCGCCTCCCTACCGGCCCCAAGGAGCGCTCTGCCGAAGATATGCAGTACGGTCGCCTAGGTGGCGGGTTTTCCTCCTATGGTCGCTCAGGTCCGAATCCGGGTCGGGGCGGGGACGGAGAGGGCGGAGACGGGTCATGGGGTGGTGGTGGAAGAAGATCCTACGGTGGATTCGACGACGACCGGAGGGGCCCGCCTTCTAGGGTTTCTGATTTCGATCAGCCGTCAAGGGCGGACGAGGTTGACAATTGGGCAATGACTAAAAAATCTCTTCCTTCTGAAGATTCGAGTAGGCAGAGCCGGTATAGCTCGCTCGGTAGTGGTGGTGctgggggtggtggtggtggtatgGGCGCCCCAGCTTGGTCTAGGGCAGACGAGGTTGATAACTGGGCTGTTGGGAAGAAGCCTGCTCCTTCTAGGTCATCCACATTTGGGTCTGGTTTTCGCGATTCGGGTGCAGAGCCGGATCGCTGGGCGAGAGGCGGACGTGAGGTCGACAGAGTTGAGAGAGAGCGACCTAAATTGGTGTTGGATCCTCCGAAAGGCGAGAATGAGCCACTGCAGGTTGTGAAGACCAATAAGCCAAACCCATTCGGAGCAGCTCGACCTAGGGAGGAGATTTTGGCTGAGAAAGGGACGGATTGGAAGAAGCTGGAGTTGGAAATTGAAGCCAAGAAGACGAGCAGGCCGACTAGTGCCCACTCAAGTAGGCCTTCGAGTGCTCAGTCAAGCCGGTCTGAAGGGCCCGGGCTGCATGGGAGTGATAACGCAGTGAAGCCGCGGCCGAAAGTAAACCCCTTTGGTGATGCCAAGCCAAGGGAGGTTTTGCTGGAGGAGCGGGGTAAGGATTGGCGGAAGATTGATCTCGAGCTGGAGCATCAGGGTATTGACAG GCCAGGGTCTGGGGCTGGGAGGCCTGGGTCTGCAGCAGGCAGGGGTGGTAGCTTTCTTGAGAGGACGCCTTCTTATTCCGATTCTAGAAGCATGGAATATGTTGATGGGCCTCCCTCGCAAGGCAAAGGAGATCCGTGGGCAAGGCCTTTTGATGACAGAAGGTCATTCCATGGTGGCAGGGAGAGAAGAGGATTTCTGGGGAACAGAGACATGGGCAG GGCAAGGTCAAGAGAAGGATGGTGA